The region GAACGAGCCAGTTTATGAAGCGAAGGCAATTTCGAGTGATGCGGGGGTAAGACCCTTCAACTTCTCAATACAAAAAGGTGAAGTAAACGGATTTGTCGGTCTGCTCGGATCCGGACGCAGCGAAAGTATCCGTGCCATTTTCGCCGCTGACAAGGTGACAGGCGGTGAAATCAAAATGAAAGGTAAGAGTATAAAAATCAAGACGCCTATACACGCCATGAAACAGGGAATTGGATATCTTCCGGAAGACCGTAAGGGCGACGGCATTGTCGCTGACCTTTCTGTGCGGGACAACATTATTCTGGCATTTCAGGTTTTAGAAGGCTTTTTCAAGCCTCTCTCGCGGAAACAAACAGAAGAGTTTGCTGATGAGTTTATAAAGAAACTGAACATAAAGACCCCATCCTCTGAAACGCCAATCAAATCTTTGTCCGGAGGCAATCAGCAGAAGGTTATTCTGGCCCGCTGGCTGCTTACAAATCCAGAGTACCTGATTCTCGATGAACCAACAAGAGGAATCGATGTGGGAACCAAAGTAGAGATTCAGAAACTTGTGGTAGGGCTCGCCGAAGAGGGAATGAGCCTGACATTTATATCTTCGGAAATAGATGAAATGATCCGAACCTGCTCCCGAATGATCGTCATGAAAGACCGTGAAATTATCGGGGAACTCAGTGGCATGAATGTGACGGAGAATGATGTTATGCATAAAATAGCCCAGGGAGGTGAGTAATGATGCGTATGTTGAAAGCTAAATTCTCTCATCTGTTCCTACCTGTATCGGTCATGGTTCTACTCATTATCATTAACCTGATAAAAGGGGCTGATTATTTCAGTATCTCCGTGGTAAACGGAGCACTTTACGGGAACATACCGAATATCCTGTTCGGCGCCTCTGAGCTGGTTATTCTGACAATAGGCATGACTCTGGTTACTGCTGCCTCACAAGGACAGGACATCAGCGTCGGTGTGGCTTCCACCATTACTTCTGCCGTGTTTGTCATGTTCGTCCTGAAAGCCGGCGGCGATGTCACATTGTTCACAATAGCCGGGGCTTTTCTCCTTAGCTGTGTAGCCGGATTATTGGTCGGAGCATTCAACGGAGTCCTGGTTTCGATATTCAATGTTCAGCCGATGGTTGCGACTCTCATTTTGTTTACCGGAGGCCGGTCCATCGCTTTTATGATTGATGGTAAATTATCCCCCATACTGGCGAACGATATTTCGAATCAAATCGGCACGGTAATCCCGGGAGTGCCAATACAGACTCCCATAATACTGACGGTTGTCTTCATTGCGATCATCGCTGTAGTGCTCAAAACTACAAACCTCAGGCTCTATGTGGAGTCTGTAGGAATCAATCCCAGTGCTGCCCGTCTGAACGGTATAAATCCGAAAAAGATTATTTTCCTGACATTTTTGATTATGGGAATCTGTACAGCGGTCGCGGGTTTCATTGCAGTCAACAAAGCGGGACGCCACGACAGCGTTAATCTGCTCAAGCTAATAATGATGGACGCGATTCTCGCTGTGGCAATAGGCGGTAACTCACTGGTCGGAGGAAAATTCAGCATCACCGGTTCTATTATCGGAGCGTACACAATAGAGGTATTAAACAGAACGTTGCTCAGACTGGAGGTTTTATCCGAGACGATTCCGGCCTTCAAGGCAGTTTTCATCATGATCCTCATGGTCGTTGCATCACCTGTAGTCAGAGCTTATGCCGGGAAAACCATAGACAGGGTCAGGACCTGGGGACTTTTTAAAAGCGTTCCCGTGAGCAGCACTCTTGAAACGAAGAAGGTGGAGTAGTAGTAGTATGAAATCTCACAACAAAGCAAAATTCAAAACAAGACTATCGAATTCCAATCTTCTGTTTGTCATTGCCTCAGGAATATTTGTACTCATGTATTTATCTGCCATTATAAGTTTCCCAGGCAGTTTCTTGCAGTTCCAGACATTCTTTGACATGTTCAGCCTGAATGCTCCGCTTATCATCATGACCCTTGGCCTATGCATTGTTATGATCGGAGGCGGCATCGATATTTCCATAGGTTCAGTGTGTGGTCTGGTAACTATGGCCTGTGCTGTATTGCTTGAATCCAAAATGGGCAGTATTTGGGGTGCCCTGCTCCTTTCAGTCAGCATTGGAACAGCATTTGGTCTCCTGCAGGGGTATCTTATTGCCTATCTTGAAATACAGCCATTTATCATAACACTGTCAGGATTGTTCCTGGGAAAGGGGCTGCTGACAACCCTCCACAAAAATCCAATCAATGTAACCATGCCTGAATTTGTTTCCCTGCGGGATTTTGATATAGTGGTTCCCTGGCTTGGACGGGTAAACAGACTGGGCATTTTTATCCCATTAGAGATTAAACCAGGTGTTATAGTTGTGGTTGTCCTTGTTGCCTTTTTTGCCGCCTTTATGAAATGGTCGCGTTTCGGACGCAATGTCTATGCTATCGGCGGCAACGAGAATAGCGCCAGGATGCTCGGTATCAACGTTAAAAAGACGAAATTCATCACATACCTGATATGCGGGATCACAGCCGGTATCTCAGGTTTTGTGTTCATCATGACAACAGGAGCCGGCAATATCGGAAATGCAGTAGGGTTCGAAATGAAAGCCATAGCCTCGGCTATAATAGGCGGAACTCTGCTCAACGGTGGTGTGGGCAACCTGCTTGGTGCGCCAATAGGCACACTGACCCTTTTAATTATCAACGAACTGATCAGGGCGGGAGGTGTCCAATCAAATTATCAGGCGATAATAAGCGGACTTTTGCTGTATCTCTTTATTGTCCTGCAAAGCGTTGTTATGTCTATGCGTGACAAAAAGAAACTAAAAATAGCACTGCCGGCCTGGCTGATGGGCAAGGAAAAGGCCGTAAACTAATGATGTGTCAATTCGAGGTCTGATGGGACGCTCTAAATCCCCCGGGTGATATTCCAGTATTCTTCTTGAAGATATAACTGAAATAATGAGGATCGTTGTATCCGACTTCGAATGTGATATCAGCACACTTCATATTATTGTTTAAAAGAAGCAGTTTGGCTTTGCTTATCCGGACTGAAGTCAGATACTCGATGAAAGTCTCACCCGTACTGACAATAAATTACCGCCAAAATAATTTTTGAGCATTTCATCCCTAAAATACATGCCCGTGGTGTAGCTTTTTTATCGGACTCTTTAATAGTGAAAATTTTCCACATTCCGATAATATATGCATATTCAATCTTAATATGCAGTTCCTAAGAATATAAAATTAATAGACAGAAGACATCTTTTCAGCAGTGAATACCAAATCCTTTCACCATTCGGAGAATCTCCAATACAGCCTATAATGATTAAATGCATCTTTCAAAATCCCTCTATATCAGAGGCCTCCAATGCACAAAATCTCTCTGGTTTAAAATCCACCAGCCGGAATTACTATCAGATGTTAATCCAGCATCTACTCGGAAGGAACAGGGAAAAGATGTTGGGAAATTAGCCTGGCAACTCTTCCCGGATGGAATTGAAATTCCTTACACCACTCCCGAAGAACAAATTACCCTCACACAAGCCTACCAGGATACTGGAGCAGCAACTCTTTTTGAAGCCACTTTCGAGTATGATGATGTTCAGATTATGGTAGACATATTCCAGATTGATAATGGCTTGGTCGATGTCTTTGAAGTGAAGAGCACCACCGGAGTTAAGAAGACTCATTTGGATGACCTCTCCATCCAATATTACGTTCTCTCCGGGCTGGGGTTTAATATTAAATCTGCCAACATCATCAACCTTAACAATGACTATGTCAGAGAAGAGGAATTGGATATCAATCAGCTCTTCCTCATAAATGATGTCACCAAACAAATCAAGAAACTACAGTCCTTAATCCCTGAAACAGTAACAAATCAAAAAGATATTTTACACGGCTCAGAACCGGTTGTATCTATCGGAGCTTACTGCACCAATCCATATCCATGTGAAGCCAGGAAGCATTGCTGGCAGCACATCCCCTCCCCTTCAGTCTTTGACATTGCTGGTTTGACCATGGAAAAGAAGATGGCATTCTATAATCAGGGCATTGTTGAGTTCCACCAAATTACAGATTATAAAGACTTAAATCCAGGACAGATGATTCAGGTGAGTGGTGAGACAATTATTGATAAAGAGGCGATATCTCAATTCCTATCGGACATCACCTACCCCATATCACACCTGGATTTTGAAGCCTTCCAACATGCCATCCCGGAATGGGTTGGAGTTAAACCATACTCACAAATCCCCTTCCAGTATTCCCTGCATATTGAATATGAGGATGGAAGGTTGGAACATAAGGAGTTTTTGGCTCCCCCTGGTGAAGATCCCCGGCTACTTCTGGTAGAGAATCTGATTCAAGATATTGCAGGAGAAGGCTCTGTCCTGGTCTACAACATGTCATTTGAGAAAGGGATTTTGAAGAATCTGGCGGCTCAATATCCTCAATATGCTGAAACTCTGAATAAGATTAAGGAGAGGATTGTAGATTTAATCATCCCCTTCATAAACAAGTCCTATTACACTCCAGCTATGGGTGGGAAATACTCAATTAAGAAAGTATTGCCTGCACTTATTCCTGAAATGGAAAACGCCTATAAGGATTTGGACTTGGTCCATGATGGATTGGGGGCTATGACTGCCTACTCTCAAATGGATGCAGATGATTCAGAGACAAGGACTGCTCTCTTGAAATACTGTGAGCTTGATACTCTGGCTATGGTAGAGATATTGAAGGTCCTGAGGAATGTGGAAATTTTTCTATATTGCCGGTTTGAGCCTCTTGCCATAAAGTTCCATTGATGGGACAAATTGGAATTGAACAAGTTTTTATAATAACCGGGGACGAATGGTAGGTGCAGCAGATTTCCCCAACAGATTGAATGTGGAAAGGTTTCGTCATTCATTGTTTAGGAGCCGGATGAGGTGATTGTCTCACGTCCGGTTTTGAGATCGAGTGAAGGGGATGATCCCTCCGCATAGGTTAACATTACCGTTCAAGTGCTTGAAATCAAAAAACCATAGCACGGGCTGGAATGTGGTAATTCTTTTACTATTCAGTTCTACTGGTGGGGCAGATTATTATTTCAGAATGAATTCATATTCAAAATAAAGGAAGGTTTCTGTATTCAATGCTAAAATAATCAGGACAACAAGAATCAATTTAAAGAAGGCTGTGATGGGAGATACAAATAATCAAAGAGAAGGCGCTACCTCAAATGCTAAAGCCGGCAATGACTTTGAATTGGCTGCTATGGAATACTTCAGAAAGCAAGGGATTTCACTGTATCAGAACTTCAAACTACTGATTGGAATTGATGAAATCCAAAATGACTATGCCTTTGATCTGGGTTCAGACTCGGAGAAAATCATTGTCGAATGTAAGTCCCATAAATGGCCCCATCCCAATGATAATGTCCCATCTGCGAAAATGACCGTATGGAATGAAGCTCTGTACTACTTTTTACTAACACCAAATGATTACCGGAAGATTTTTTTTATCTTTAAGGATTATAGTCAAAAACGTAAGGAGCCCCTTGCGGAGTATTATGTCAGGACTTATAGACATCTAATCCCAAATGATGTTGAGATTCTAGAATATGATGAAACCGAAAGCATCGGAAAAAAATTGAAAACTGATTGTAAGTCCTTCGATGCGACATAGTTCAATATTCTCTTATTCCTTTTTGATGTTAAGTTCTGAATTGGGTTTATCTGTCCACCCTGCCCTCTCAGATCATTTTCAATTTAATAGGGGGATTCATCAAGAACACAGAACAGGAGTTTGCCATGAACAAAAAGGATTCAGAAAAGGACCAGGAAAAAAAGAAGGCACTCCAGGAAAGTGACAATAAATTTCGCAGTTATATTGAGAATGCACCTGATGGAGTGTTTGTGGCAGATGAAAATGGACGTTATCTGGAAGTAAATACTGCATCAGAAAGAATTACAGGTTATTCCAAGGAAGAACTTTTATCGATGTCCATCAATCAGCTCTTTCCACCTGAAGGAATAGAAGAAGGAATCAGGCATTTTACAGAAGTCCGCAACACAGGTAGAGCAAGTGGAGAATTAGAATTCCTTCATAAAAACGGATCGAAACGGTGGTGGCTGGTGGATGCCGTTAAACTTTCTGAAACCAGATATCTTGGATTTACAAAAGACATCACCAAACGAAAACAGACAGAAGAAGCACTGCTCCTGAGTGAAGCGGCTGTAAAAAACAAACTTAAAGCTATTACAGAACCCGATGGGGATATTACCACACTCGAACTTTCTGACATTATCGATACGGAAGCTTTGCAGGACATTATGGATATTTTTTACAATCTTACCGGCATGCTCGGGGCTGTACTCGATGTGTCAGGGAAAGTATTGGTTGCTGTAGGATGGCAGGATATCTGTACAAAATTTCACCGCTGTAATCCGGATACTCTTAAAAACTGTATCGAAAGTGACACCATCCTAACAAAAGGTGTGCCCGAAGGTACATTTCAATCTTACCACTGCAAAAACAATATGTGGGACACTGTAACACCTCTTATCGTTGGGGGGAGGCATGTCGGAAATCTTTTTATGGGGCAGTACTTCCTCGAAGGAGAGGAGCCTGATGTTGAACAATTCAGAGAGCAGGCCCGAAAATATGGATTTGATGAGGAAGAGTACCTTGCCGCCCTCGACCGGGTTCCAAGGTTCAGTGAGGAAGCTGTTAATGAAGGCATGCAGTTTTACTCGAAGCTTGCCGGGATTATCTCATCCCTGAGTTACAGTTCCATCAAACAATCCAGGATGCTTGCCGAGCGTAAACAGGCAGAAGAAGCACTGCGTGCAAGTGAAGAAATGATGCGCAGTTCACAATCTGTAGCACATATCAGTTCTTATTCAACAAATCTGAATTTAAATGAGTTCGATAAAAGCGTATGGGTCACTTCGCCGGAATTTTACAAAATATTTGGTATAGATAAAACCTATCCTCATACCATAGAGGGTTGGGCCAATTTTATTCATCCCGACTACCGTAAAGAAATATCTGATTATCATGAAAACGTTGTGAAGGAGAAGGGATCTTTCAATCGTGAATATAAAATAATCCGCATTAACGATGGTGCAGAACGTTGGGTTCATGGTACAGGAGAACTTGAATTTGATGAAAAAGGAACTCCCATCAGAATGCATGGGGCAATACAGGATATCACAGAGAGTAAGAATGCAGGCCTTGCTCTTGCTGCTGAAAAAGAACGACTTGCGGTTACCCTAAGAAGTATTGGAGATGGTGTAATAACCACCGACACAGAGGGCCATGTTGTGACGCTCAACAAAGTTGCAGAAGCATTAACGGGATGGAGTTCTAATGATGCTATTGGACATCCCCTGCCTGAGGTTTTTAATATCATCAATGAGAATACGCGGGAACAATGTGAAAATCCGGTTGAAAAAGTTTTAGCCACTGGCAGTATTATTGAATTAGAAAATCATACCTGCCTGATAGCAAAAGATGGCCGAGAAATTGTCATCGCCGACAGCGGCGCTCCTATCCGAAATAATGAAAGCCAAATCATTGGCGTTGTACTTGTCTTCCGGGACATGACAGAAAAGCAAAAACTCGAAGATGCCTTTCAGAATTCACAAAAGTTGGAATCTCTCGGCATTCTTGCAGGTGGTATAGCCCACGACTTCAACAACATTCTCGGTGCCATCTTTGGATATACCGAATTAGCAATGATGAAAACCAAGGAGGAGAATATCTCTTCCTACCTTGCAAAATCAGTAAACAATATCGACAGAGCCCGCGCTCTTACAGAGCAATTACTGACCTTTGCTAAAGGTGGTGCTCCTATAAAAAATGTTGAATATCTTTTCCCCTTCATTCAGGAAACCACACAATTTGCACTGAGCGGATCATCGGTTTCGAGCCGTTTTCAGATTCAGGAAAATCTTTGGGCTAGTTATTTTGATAAGAATAAGATTGGCCAGGTTATCGATAATCTTACTATAAATGCCCAGCAAGCCATGCCGATGGGTGGAACAATATTGGTTTCAGCCATAAATATTTCACTGTCAGAAAATGAGCATATTACACTTCCCGGCGGAAATTATGTAAAATTGTCAATAAAAGATCAGGGGA is a window of Oceanispirochaeta sp. DNA encoding:
- a CDS encoding ABC transporter permease → MMRMLKAKFSHLFLPVSVMVLLIIINLIKGADYFSISVVNGALYGNIPNILFGASELVILTIGMTLVTAASQGQDISVGVASTITSAVFVMFVLKAGGDVTLFTIAGAFLLSCVAGLLVGAFNGVLVSIFNVQPMVATLILFTGGRSIAFMIDGKLSPILANDISNQIGTVIPGVPIQTPIILTVVFIAIIAVVLKTTNLRLYVESVGINPSAARLNGINPKKIIFLTFLIMGICTAVAGFIAVNKAGRHDSVNLLKLIMMDAILAVAIGGNSLVGGKFSITGSIIGAYTIEVLNRTLLRLEVLSETIPAFKAVFIMILMVVASPVVRAYAGKTIDRVRTWGLFKSVPVSSTLETKKVE
- a CDS encoding sugar ABC transporter permease YjfF, giving the protein MKSHNKAKFKTRLSNSNLLFVIASGIFVLMYLSAIISFPGSFLQFQTFFDMFSLNAPLIIMTLGLCIVMIGGGIDISIGSVCGLVTMACAVLLESKMGSIWGALLLSVSIGTAFGLLQGYLIAYLEIQPFIITLSGLFLGKGLLTTLHKNPINVTMPEFVSLRDFDIVVPWLGRVNRLGIFIPLEIKPGVIVVVVLVAFFAAFMKWSRFGRNVYAIGGNENSARMLGINVKKTKFITYLICGITAGISGFVFIMTTGAGNIGNAVGFEMKAIASAIIGGTLLNGGVGNLLGAPIGTLTLLIINELIRAGGVQSNYQAIISGLLLYLFIVLQSVVMSMRDKKKLKIALPAWLMGKEKAVN
- a CDS encoding AraC family transcriptional regulator; amino-acid sequence: MVSTGETFIEYLTSVRISKAKLLLLNNNMKCADITFEVGYNDPHYFSYIFKKNTGISPGGFRASHQTSN
- a CDS encoding DUF2779 domain-containing protein, with the translated sequence MHLSKSLYIRGLQCTKSLWFKIHQPELLSDVNPASTRKEQGKDVGKLAWQLFPDGIEIPYTTPEEQITLTQAYQDTGAATLFEATFEYDDVQIMVDIFQIDNGLVDVFEVKSTTGVKKTHLDDLSIQYYVLSGLGFNIKSANIINLNNDYVREEELDINQLFLINDVTKQIKKLQSLIPETVTNQKDILHGSEPVVSIGAYCTNPYPCEARKHCWQHIPSPSVFDIAGLTMEKKMAFYNQGIVEFHQITDYKDLNPGQMIQVSGETIIDKEAISQFLSDITYPISHLDFEAFQHAIPEWVGVKPYSQIPFQYSLHIEYEDGRLEHKEFLAPPGEDPRLLLVENLIQDIAGEGSVLVYNMSFEKGILKNLAAQYPQYAETLNKIKERIVDLIIPFINKSYYTPAMGGKYSIKKVLPALIPEMENAYKDLDLVHDGLGAMTAYSQMDADDSETRTALLKYCELDTLAMVEILKVLRNVEIFLYCRFEPLAIKFH
- a CDS encoding PAS domain S-box protein encodes the protein MNKKDSEKDQEKKKALQESDNKFRSYIENAPDGVFVADENGRYLEVNTASERITGYSKEELLSMSINQLFPPEGIEEGIRHFTEVRNTGRASGELEFLHKNGSKRWWLVDAVKLSETRYLGFTKDITKRKQTEEALLLSEAAVKNKLKAITEPDGDITTLELSDIIDTEALQDIMDIFYNLTGMLGAVLDVSGKVLVAVGWQDICTKFHRCNPDTLKNCIESDTILTKGVPEGTFQSYHCKNNMWDTVTPLIVGGRHVGNLFMGQYFLEGEEPDVEQFREQARKYGFDEEEYLAALDRVPRFSEEAVNEGMQFYSKLAGIISSLSYSSIKQSRMLAERKQAEEALRASEEMMRSSQSVAHISSYSTNLNLNEFDKSVWVTSPEFYKIFGIDKTYPHTIEGWANFIHPDYRKEISDYHENVVKEKGSFNREYKIIRINDGAERWVHGTGELEFDEKGTPIRMHGAIQDITESKNAGLALAAEKERLAVTLRSIGDGVITTDTEGHVVTLNKVAEALTGWSSNDAIGHPLPEVFNIINENTREQCENPVEKVLATGSIIELENHTCLIAKDGREIVIADSGAPIRNNESQIIGVVLVFRDMTEKQKLEDAFQNSQKLESLGILAGGIAHDFNNILGAIFGYTELAMMKTKEENISSYLAKSVNNIDRARALTEQLLTFAKGGAPIKNVEYLFPFIQETTQFALSGSSVSSRFQIQENLWASYFDKNKIGQVIDNLTINAQQAMPMGGTILVSAINISLSENEHITLPGGNYVKLSIKDQGIGIPKEFLKNIFAPYYSTKPNGHGLGLATSFSIISRHNGCIEVESKPGKGSTFHIYLPAVLNPVASKAGKSIDMHNGSGTFLVMDDEETIREIMKELLESFGYTVVLKENGKDAVDFVEIETKANRKLAGMIFDLTIPGGMGGKEAIQEIRKICSETPAFVASGYSEDPVIANPEEYGFSASICKPFMMDELSEMLEKHMKGK